A window of the Candidatus Bathyarchaeia archaeon genome harbors these coding sequences:
- a CDS encoding PKD domain-containing protein, protein MKKPNPRQVYGIIVLLTVLITPFLPLVPTAKSQASTIVYVDPPSTTGLLPGDIFAVNIMISGAVDLKSWQFKMSFQGVIDGVLMVTDVIEGDFLMIGGTTYFTKNINNDAGWVQAAASILGQVGGVYGDGWLATVIFKVVGGGESPLDLHDTILLDSNSAAIPHDVTDGSYVGAAPYASFSYRPYEVIDGYEPAANQTVTLNATDSYDPEGTIIADYAWNITTADLAEVIAAFSTTDKISTHSFTKEGLYLVKLNVTDSDSPNPHWDATNKTINIVRRDINVTKVEVVPIGEIIPGTLISINVTVQNIGTGQEDFGVTTFYNGVPISTTQIIGLSPKTPGTPYLQYTKSTVHTWDTTGIPEAVYAIKGVAITDPGENNITNNELVGGSVTIASASRLIYNIPVFGRTFTVGIRTDSLASADANEMFVHGEKKLTFNVTGQQGILRFSNVTLPHDLLNASSPTAWIVKLNGSNTNYMAIFNSTHYFIYLNYTFASAYTVSIIGESVADPPQPILIITPTRGVAGQPVTLDASSSTDPDGHGFTEFFYWAYRVSAQGDKINFWNKTTTDDSVTVVFNQSALSLNSLRVTLTITDSWGMENTTQEQILDVLWPFDIALVDIDVSKDSINIGEAIFINVTVTSVLDTHGDKVLFKVTIYGNDTTLTTKLVKPNIQPPEIQVPEVGINARADFEWNTTSLAIGTYTLKATVTVVEYSTIRTNLPAEINITDNMLTYGEVTIKKWGSLVTMVLSPSTINIGQDTKISGAVTRSATSLTDVPVTVQYRGSGQTGAWTDAATVNTNVQGQYQYTWKPLLAGNYDIRASWAGDSITSANVSTTRALVVRQAISEITIEVTARSATAGSTITISGTITPYAPAVSVTINVRKDGGTWTTLVTVTTDAQGNYQYGWKPGEAGSYELQATWEGNVNAGASESDIKTVSVSADGLQSIYIYIAVGAIILIAVVAAVFFLRKRK, encoded by the coding sequence ATGAAGAAACCTAATCCGCGTCAGGTTTACGGCATAATTGTTTTACTCACGGTTTTGATCACTCCATTTCTGCCATTAGTACCAACGGCGAAATCACAAGCTTCAACAATCGTGTATGTCGATCCCCCTTCCACTACGGGCTTATTGCCCGGAGACATTTTCGCTGTTAACATAATGATCTCGGGCGCTGTCGATCTGAAATCATGGCAGTTCAAAATGTCTTTTCAAGGAGTCATCGACGGAGTGCTAATGGTCACCGATGTCATTGAAGGCGACTTCCTGATGATAGGAGGCACAACCTACTTCACCAAGAACATTAACAATGACGCTGGCTGGGTTCAAGCCGCCGCCAGCATTCTGGGTCAGGTGGGCGGCGTGTACGGAGACGGCTGGTTGGCAACAGTGATCTTTAAAGTTGTTGGAGGCGGCGAAAGCCCGCTCGACCTGCATGACACGATACTTCTTGATTCAAACAGTGCTGCGATTCCGCATGATGTAACTGACGGGAGTTATGTTGGTGCTGCACCTTATGCCTCTTTCAGTTACCGTCCGTATGAGGTGATTGATGGCTATGAGCCTGCAGCTAATCAAACAGTCACGCTTAATGCTACTGACAGCTACGATCCAGAAGGAACGATTATAGCAGACTATGCCTGGAACATCACCACAGCTGATTTGGCGGAAGTTATCGCAGCTTTCAGTACAACTGATAAAATCTCAACGCACAGCTTCACAAAAGAAGGGCTATACCTTGTGAAACTCAATGTTACTGACAGCGATTCGCCGAATCCCCATTGGGATGCGACTAACAAGACTATTAACATTGTAAGAAGAGACATAAACGTCACTAAGGTCGAAGTCGTGCCCATTGGAGAGATCATACCTGGGACTTTGATAAGCATCAATGTTACTGTCCAAAACATTGGAACTGGACAAGAAGACTTCGGTGTAACCACATTCTATAATGGCGTTCCAATAAGCACCACGCAGATAATAGGACTGAGCCCGAAAACTCCCGGGACACCATATTTGCAGTACACTAAAAGCACAGTGCATACTTGGGATACAACGGGCATCCCAGAAGCTGTATACGCCATAAAAGGCGTGGCAATCACAGACCCCGGCGAGAACAACATAACAAACAACGAGCTTGTTGGCGGAAGCGTAACGATTGCATCCGCGAGCAGGCTCATATACAATATTCCAGTTTTTGGCAGAACGTTCACAGTCGGGATACGCACGGACTCGCTGGCGTCTGCTGATGCGAATGAAATGTTTGTTCACGGCGAGAAAAAATTGACCTTTAACGTCACAGGACAACAAGGAATCTTACGCTTCTCAAACGTAACATTACCGCATGATCTACTGAACGCCTCAAGTCCAACAGCGTGGATTGTTAAACTAAACGGCTCCAACACCAACTACATGGCAATATTCAACAGCACTCATTACTTCATATACCTCAACTACACATTCGCAAGCGCTTACACAGTGAGTATAATAGGAGAAAGCGTTGCCGACCCACCACAGCCTATCCTAATAATCACACCAACACGAGGGGTCGCCGGTCAACCTGTGACACTTGATGCCTCCTCGAGCACAGATCCTGACGGTCACGGTTTCACCGAGTTCTTTTACTGGGCTTACAGGGTTTCTGCGCAGGGTGACAAAATCAATTTCTGGAACAAAACCACGACCGACGATTCAGTTACCGTGGTGTTTAACCAGTCTGCCCTCAGTCTGAACTCGCTACGAGTGACCTTGACCATTACGGACAGCTGGGGAATGGAGAACACGACTCAAGAGCAAATTCTCGACGTGTTGTGGCCGTTTGACATAGCCTTAGTAGACATTGACGTCTCCAAGGACTCCATCAACATAGGTGAAGCAATTTTCATCAATGTGACAGTGACAAGTGTCCTCGATACTCATGGCGACAAAGTGCTGTTCAAAGTCACAATATATGGCAATGATACCACATTGACGACGAAGCTGGTCAAACCTAACATACAACCTCCGGAAATCCAAGTGCCCGAAGTTGGCATTAATGCACGAGCGGATTTCGAATGGAACACAACAAGCTTGGCAATCGGCACTTACACGCTGAAAGCAACTGTAACAGTCGTCGAGTATTCCACTATACGCACGAATCTTCCTGCGGAAATCAACATCACAGATAACATGCTGACTTACGGCGAGGTAACAATAAAGAAATGGGGAAGTCTAGTAACCATGGTACTGTCGCCTTCAACAATTAACATAGGACAAGACACCAAGATCAGCGGGGCGGTAACTCGTTCAGCAACTTCGCTTACAGATGTCCCCGTAACCGTTCAGTACAGAGGCTCTGGACAAACCGGCGCATGGACTGACGCTGCAACAGTGAACACAAACGTTCAAGGACAATATCAATACACATGGAAGCCCCTCTTGGCTGGCAACTATGACATAAGAGCTAGTTGGGCTGGAGACAGCATCACGTCGGCTAACGTGAGCACAACCAGAGCTTTAGTAGTTCGTCAAGCAATAAGTGAGATAACCATCGAGGTCACAGCCAGATCAGCAACTGCAGGCTCCACAATAACCATTAGTGGCACAATCACCCCTTATGCGCCTGCTGTATCAGTGACAATTAATGTGCGGAAAGACGGCGGAACTTGGACAACGCTGGTTACAGTGACAACTGACGCTCAAGGCAACTATCAGTATGGATGGAAGCCAGGCGAAGCTGGAAGCTACGAACTGCAAGCAACATGGGAAGGTAACGTTAACGCCGGGGCGAGCGAAAGCGACATCAAAACCGTGTCAGTGTCCGCTGATGGATTACAAAGCATCTACATATACATCGCTGTGGGAGCAATCATACTTATCGCTGTGGTTGCGGCAGTGTTCTTCCTTAGAAAGAGAAAATAA
- a CDS encoding PKD domain-containing protein has translation MSCRAVRLTLVLCLGLSMAFAGFLTSFVVAEPVERVVGVQVGAWVKYGGFLALWDSENPAAYPTLDILDINNTLSVVNTVLNVSGSAVTFDVSTRYRNGSVVSSVVEVDVRTGVGEGNLTFVSAGLVADDRVYTSGELAVARVNSTMLSGFAGVFRETNLLNVTQTSIGLESSSAYWAEYFWDRLTGVLVRQFWSLAFVDEEGYLTVASVEYELVDNNVWFGVSDSVVPVAVAGPDVAGEVGVAVGFDAGGSRDNVGIVNFAWSFGDGSTGTGLTAFHVYGKAGVYNVTLSVEDVGGNRVSDVLVVTVKEVSGGFLFVLPWFVPLVVFVVVLVLVLVWVRFRRRRR, from the coding sequence ATGAGTTGCAGAGCTGTTCGCTTGACCCTTGTGCTGTGTCTTGGTTTGTCTATGGCGTTTGCTGGTTTCCTGACTAGTTTCGTTGTTGCTGAACCTGTTGAGCGTGTTGTTGGGGTTCAGGTTGGAGCTTGGGTTAAGTATGGGGGTTTTTTGGCTTTGTGGGATTCTGAGAATCCTGCGGCTTATCCGACGTTGGATATTTTGGATATTAACAATACTCTTTCGGTTGTTAATACTGTGCTTAATGTTTCTGGGTCTGCGGTGACTTTTGATGTTTCGACTCGTTATAGGAATGGTAGTGTTGTTTCCAGTGTGGTGGAGGTTGATGTGCGGACTGGTGTGGGTGAGGGTAATTTGACTTTTGTGTCTGCTGGGCTTGTTGCTGATGACAGGGTTTATACGTCCGGTGAGTTGGCGGTAGCGCGTGTTAATTCAACTATGCTTAGTGGGTTTGCTGGGGTTTTTAGGGAGACGAATTTGTTGAATGTGACTCAGACGTCTATTGGGCTTGAGAGTTCGTCGGCGTATTGGGCTGAGTATTTTTGGGATAGGTTGACGGGTGTTTTGGTTAGGCAGTTTTGGAGTTTGGCGTTTGTGGATGAGGAGGGGTATTTGACTGTGGCGTCGGTTGAGTATGAGTTGGTTGACAATAATGTGTGGTTTGGCGTTTCTGACAGCGTTGTTCCTGTGGCTGTTGCTGGTCCCGATGTGGCTGGTGAGGTGGGCGTGGCTGTGGGTTTTGATGCGGGTGGTTCGCGGGATAATGTGGGCATTGTTAACTTTGCTTGGAGTTTTGGTGACGGTTCAACTGGTACGGGTCTTACGGCGTTTCATGTTTATGGTAAGGCTGGGGTTTATAATGTGACTTTGAGTGTTGAGGATGTTGGTGGTAATCGTGTTAGTGATGTTTTGGTTGTGACGGTTAAGGAGGTTTCGGGTGGGTTTTTGTTTGTGTTGCCTTGGTTTGTGCCGCTGGTGGTTTTTGTGGTTGTGTTGGTTTTGGTTTTGGTGTGGGTTCGGTTTAGGCGTCGGCGTCGTTGA
- a CDS encoding right-handed parallel beta-helix repeat-containing protein, whose protein sequence is MSIPSKVMKPVLLILQAALLFSSLAGVPLFMNAAGLSSGLIGAQISQNTTWTVSGSPYIITSDILVEGGATLTIEPGVEIKFQGNYSLIVSGSLQALGTETSSIVFTSGKPQPTPGDWGTIKFNGTQNERFQMRNAVVEYARYGITVQSLGTAEIESSKIAHCLISGVHVEGRNHVNIRDSLIEINGNGVSSSGDIVSGLSIVDSVIQHNENGIRLEAWATRGATISDVAIIGNNVVHNGRGLYFFIWAGFFDYDISRILNVVISNNTVAYNFDGIYLYSGGPWFGSIYNASVLGNRVVFNQAGLYVYANFHHVSSEFDVLVSENVISENVGFGIFISGGRSRPVEEGVKTKIAGNSISYNGYGVNVTGDTYNVAGMNDIYGNVYGMNVTDEAVVNAEFNFWGDASGPYHPALNPGGKGNPVDGNGVDLDFTPFLLSAVANERPFALLEADKSLLAVNEAVTFNASKSGDDGRIERYFFDFGDGSDSGWVFEPTVIHAYVLPGNFTVFLSVIDDLGFGSGSNASLVLRALPTLVVAMVLNAPSVSVGGELIIDVYVTDGLSAVAGVNITFFSNASGVFSLQRGVTDLEGSFQVKFTVPSIAERQVVELVVNASKDGYWSGQSQRDVVVSPRFLDVWLTGLVIVVVAAVAFVVIVVFWRKRRKSK, encoded by the coding sequence ATGTCGATTCCAAGCAAAGTCATGAAACCAGTTTTGTTAATCTTGCAGGCTGCGTTGCTCTTCAGCTCTCTTGCCGGCGTACCCCTATTCATGAATGCAGCTGGCCTGAGCTCAGGTTTGATTGGAGCTCAAATATCCCAAAACACTACGTGGACGGTTTCTGGCAGCCCTTACATAATCACAAGCGACATCCTCGTAGAGGGCGGTGCCACACTCACGATCGAACCCGGGGTTGAAATCAAGTTTCAAGGCAACTACTCTCTGATAGTGAGCGGAAGTCTGCAAGCCCTCGGAACCGAGACCAGCTCTATAGTTTTCACGTCAGGCAAGCCTCAACCGACGCCAGGAGACTGGGGCACAATAAAATTCAACGGCACACAAAACGAGCGATTTCAAATGAGAAACGCAGTCGTGGAATATGCCCGGTACGGGATTACTGTGCAAAGTCTGGGAACAGCTGAAATCGAAAGCTCCAAAATCGCCCACTGTCTGATCAGCGGCGTCCATGTCGAAGGCAGAAATCATGTTAACATAAGAGATTCGCTGATCGAAATCAATGGAAACGGTGTGTCAAGTAGCGGTGACATCGTCTCGGGTCTAAGCATCGTCGATAGTGTAATTCAGCATAATGAGAATGGGATTCGTCTTGAGGCGTGGGCCACGCGAGGTGCAACTATTTCAGATGTGGCGATCATTGGCAACAATGTTGTTCACAATGGGCGGGGTTTGTACTTTTTCATTTGGGCGGGCTTCTTTGATTATGACATAAGTCGAATTCTGAATGTCGTGATCTCGAACAATACTGTGGCTTACAATTTTGATGGGATCTACTTGTACAGCGGTGGACCGTGGTTTGGCTCCATTTACAATGCATCTGTTTTAGGTAATCGAGTGGTTTTCAACCAAGCTGGGCTTTATGTTTACGCAAATTTCCACCATGTGAGTTCTGAGTTTGATGTGCTGGTGTCTGAGAACGTCATTTCTGAGAATGTGGGTTTTGGGATTTTTATTTCTGGAGGACGGTCGAGACCTGTTGAGGAGGGGGTTAAAACCAAGATTGCAGGGAATTCGATTTCGTACAATGGTTACGGGGTCAATGTTACTGGTGACACGTATAATGTTGCTGGCATGAACGACATTTATGGCAATGTTTACGGGATGAACGTTACTGACGAGGCTGTTGTGAATGCGGAGTTCAATTTCTGGGGTGACGCCAGCGGTCCATATCACCCAGCTCTAAACCCTGGTGGAAAGGGGAATCCTGTGGACGGCAATGGCGTGGATTTGGATTTCACGCCGTTTCTCTTGAGTGCAGTGGCTAATGAGCGACCCTTTGCATTGTTGGAAGCGGATAAGAGTTTGTTGGCTGTTAACGAAGCGGTTACTTTTAATGCGTCCAAGTCAGGTGATGATGGGCGAATTGAGCGTTATTTTTTTGATTTTGGCGACGGTTCTGACAGTGGCTGGGTTTTTGAGCCCACCGTGATTCATGCGTATGTGTTGCCTGGCAATTTCACGGTGTTTTTGAGTGTGATTGATGATTTAGGGTTTGGGAGTGGCAGTAATGCCTCTCTGGTTTTGAGGGCGTTGCCAACTTTGGTTGTCGCGATGGTTCTTAATGCTCCGAGTGTGAGTGTGGGTGGCGAGTTGATTATTGACGTTTATGTTACTGATGGTTTGAGTGCGGTTGCTGGAGTTAATATTACGTTTTTTTCTAATGCGTCTGGGGTTTTCTCTCTGCAGAGGGGTGTAACTGATTTGGAGGGGAGTTTTCAGGTGAAGTTCACGGTGCCCTCGATCGCTGAGCGGCAGGTTGTTGAGCTAGTGGTGAATGCGTCTAAGGATGGTTATTGGAGTGGTCAGAGTCAGCGAGATGTGGTTGTGTCGCCTAGGTTTTTGGATGTGTGGCTTACTGGTCTGGTGATTGTGGTTGTAGCGGCTGTGGCTTTTGTTGTGATTGTTGTTTTTTGGCGGAAGCGGAGGAAGTCTAAGTGA
- a CDS encoding DsrE family protein, producing the protein MKDEKFVLYVQTSDNPERQYSPLVLAQTAKSMGLKPKVYYLGQALRVLLPGAADKIKLGTFPNVAEMLQKTMQMGIEIDVCEASKQMLGWEKVKLIPGVKIVGAATLNDLALDASATMWF; encoded by the coding sequence GTGAAAGATGAAAAATTCGTTCTTTACGTCCAGACCAGCGACAACCCTGAGAGGCAATATTCGCCTTTGGTTCTTGCCCAGACTGCTAAAAGCATGGGTCTGAAACCTAAAGTGTACTATTTGGGTCAGGCGCTCAGGGTTCTGCTTCCCGGAGCGGCTGATAAGATAAAGCTTGGAACCTTCCCGAATGTTGCGGAAATGCTCCAGAAAACAATGCAGATGGGAATTGAGATCGATGTTTGTGAAGCCTCTAAGCAGATGCTGGGATGGGAAAAAGTAAAGTTGATCCCAGGCGTGAAGATCGTAGGCGCAGCTACATTGAACGACCTTGCTCTCGACGCTTCTGCCACAATGTGGTTCTAG
- a CDS encoding C25 family cysteine peptidase produces MKRLPILVVNLLILVCVLPSVFVKAAADGTFSGPMDVAQVAPNPVVETNSTSLIVLVLVNSTIYGGVEASLMRYRADLVGFGFEDVKVLNWSEPNPALIRGTLQDFYLNSSLAGVLLVGDLPAAEYEMFTEWDYERFPMDLYYMDLDGNWTDSDRDGILDTHSGRKVAPEIWVGRIKASNLGEDEVSLVNNYFARNHQYRSGLLSVPKRALMYIDDDWADYATMDSYSLGLLYDNVTEVFDKRTTSVADFKERLNQGYEWIHLRAHGDWKQTGFLVPGESGGLIYSTEYKALNPQALFYQLFVCYAARFTEPNYLAGEIVFNTDSALMAISSTKLGGMLMYWTFYEALANGKTVGDAFKEWFVKWGEGKLSISSNWIGRKWFYGLTVIGDPTLRLRWLGEKEIADLQRREEEVIDDLPLVQGLFEQIENSESSYDSLNAQYNNLKDSHLALRLTYDGVIVQLGDIRDLVYFFLLVVGGLAVSNVYLVRTRPKPKRLNLD; encoded by the coding sequence GTGAAGAGGTTGCCGATTCTTGTTGTTAATCTGCTGATTCTGGTTTGTGTTCTTCCCTCGGTGTTTGTGAAAGCTGCGGCTGATGGCACGTTTAGTGGTCCAATGGACGTGGCTCAGGTTGCGCCAAATCCGGTTGTCGAGACCAACTCGACTAGTTTGATAGTTTTGGTTCTTGTGAATTCTACAATTTATGGTGGTGTTGAGGCGTCGTTGATGCGGTACAGGGCGGATTTGGTTGGCTTCGGTTTTGAGGATGTTAAGGTTTTGAACTGGTCAGAGCCGAATCCTGCTCTTATCCGGGGGACTTTGCAGGATTTCTATTTGAATAGTAGCTTGGCTGGGGTGCTTTTGGTTGGCGATTTGCCCGCTGCTGAGTATGAGATGTTCACTGAGTGGGATTATGAAAGGTTTCCAATGGATTTGTATTACATGGACCTAGACGGCAACTGGACCGACAGCGACAGAGATGGCATATTAGATACGCATTCCGGGAGGAAAGTGGCGCCTGAGATTTGGGTTGGCAGAATAAAGGCTTCGAACTTAGGGGAGGACGAGGTTTCGTTGGTGAACAACTATTTTGCTAGGAATCATCAGTACCGGTCAGGTTTGCTTTCGGTTCCAAAGAGAGCGTTGATGTACATTGACGATGACTGGGCTGATTACGCGACCATGGATAGTTACTCTCTGGGTCTGTTGTACGATAACGTCACTGAGGTTTTTGATAAGCGAACTACCAGTGTGGCTGATTTCAAGGAGCGACTGAATCAAGGTTACGAGTGGATTCATTTGCGCGCTCACGGCGATTGGAAGCAGACTGGTTTTTTGGTGCCCGGCGAAAGTGGTGGTCTGATTTATTCAACCGAATATAAGGCTCTTAATCCTCAGGCATTGTTTTATCAGCTGTTTGTGTGTTACGCCGCTAGGTTCACTGAGCCGAACTATCTCGCGGGTGAGATTGTGTTCAACACGGATTCTGCATTGATGGCTATTAGCTCTACGAAGCTTGGCGGCATGTTGATGTATTGGACTTTTTATGAAGCTTTAGCGAACGGCAAAACTGTTGGCGACGCTTTCAAAGAATGGTTTGTCAAGTGGGGAGAAGGGAAACTTTCGATTTCTAGTAATTGGATTGGCAGAAAATGGTTCTATGGATTAACTGTTATTGGTGATCCGACGCTTAGGCTGCGTTGGCTTGGGGAGAAGGAAATTGCAGATTTGCAGAGAAGGGAGGAGGAGGTTATTGACGATTTGCCGCTTGTTCAAGGGCTGTTTGAGCAGATTGAGAATTCGGAGTCAAGTTACGATTCGTTGAACGCGCAGTATAATAATTTGAAGGATTCTCATTTGGCTTTGCGTTTGACTTATGACGGAGTAATCGTTCAGTTGGGTGATATTCGTGATTTGGTGTATTTCTTTCTGTTAGTCGTTGGCGGGCTTGCGGTTTCCAATGTGTATTTGGTTAGGACGAGGCCTAAACCTAAGAGGTTAAATTTGGATTAG
- a CDS encoding CARDB domain-containing protein: protein MNKAIKIMLLLLALALASVLTASDKVAPFQIESASAPPVTGTYASRPSNYTFSSGVFARFPDRAYDGSNATTNVANWAHTNGAGYGTSNGYFELNVYGPRAAPPRGSRITRVDLHVVFFVVSQTSDTGATMYINYRVSPSTTNTTLQSWTRAQLNVSAPWHNRTYTNQADPNGGGWAWEDLSNLKFRFNRQDPSTPSTSGVLRIHEVWATVYYEFTQTVAIYPKIQSPIPSQVKINVTGIEELYGFEFKMTYNATAITVTSVQLGPYLNTTAGAGNTYGALLKLNDTAGFVWATQSIRGNIRGGNIAYGTWQTLATINIATQSGGPTNLNFEVKLAGHNYLIKKAYPGSFTLIQPGHDVAVTNIVPTPTTVTRGDNVTVDVTVRNDGDYIETFYLSTYANTSAATSLIETKTVSGLGLGATQVVSFTWNTRDFPRGNYTVSAVAATIGVLDTDSTDNTLYNLASVVEVNPLFGDINEDGWVSSADLAAINFSWGTQPGDLLWNLNADLSSDSFIDAEDLRLLGEAWEPPA, encoded by the coding sequence ATGAACAAAGCAATCAAGATTATGTTGCTTCTGCTTGCACTTGCACTAGCTTCAGTCCTTACAGCTTCAGACAAAGTTGCGCCTTTCCAAATCGAAAGCGCTAGCGCACCTCCAGTTACCGGTACGTATGCTTCCCGCCCCAGCAATTACACATTTAGTAGTGGGGTATTCGCGAGATTCCCAGACAGAGCGTACGATGGCAGCAACGCAACAACAAACGTTGCCAATTGGGCCCACACCAACGGAGCAGGTTACGGCACATCTAACGGCTACTTTGAGCTAAACGTCTACGGTCCGAGGGCAGCACCGCCTAGGGGTTCAAGAATCACGCGGGTTGATCTGCATGTTGTTTTCTTTGTGGTATCGCAGACGTCAGATACCGGAGCCACAATGTACATCAACTATCGGGTAAGTCCGAGCACTACTAACACTACTCTTCAATCGTGGACTCGAGCACAGCTAAACGTTAGTGCTCCCTGGCATAACAGAACTTATACCAATCAAGCAGATCCCAACGGCGGCGGATGGGCTTGGGAAGACTTATCCAACCTGAAGTTCCGGTTCAACAGACAAGACCCGAGTACGCCAAGCACCAGCGGCGTCTTACGAATCCATGAGGTTTGGGCAACTGTTTACTACGAGTTTACGCAAACAGTCGCCATCTATCCAAAGATTCAATCGCCTATTCCTTCCCAAGTCAAAATAAACGTCACAGGAATAGAGGAGCTGTACGGCTTTGAGTTTAAGATGACCTACAACGCAACAGCGATAACTGTGACAAGCGTCCAATTAGGACCATATCTGAACACCACGGCTGGTGCAGGAAACACTTATGGCGCTCTACTCAAACTGAATGACACAGCAGGCTTCGTTTGGGCTACACAATCAATTCGAGGAAACATTAGAGGCGGAAACATAGCTTACGGAACTTGGCAAACGCTAGCCACAATAAACATCGCTACCCAATCTGGTGGACCAACCAACCTCAACTTCGAAGTCAAACTCGCAGGACACAACTACCTCATAAAGAAGGCATACCCCGGTTCCTTCACACTAATCCAGCCTGGACATGACGTTGCAGTAACAAACATCGTTCCAACACCAACAACGGTAACGCGAGGAGACAACGTAACAGTTGACGTCACAGTCAGAAACGACGGCGACTACATCGAAACATTCTACCTATCAACCTACGCTAACACATCAGCCGCAACCTCGCTAATAGAAACCAAAACCGTGAGCGGCTTAGGCTTAGGCGCAACCCAAGTAGTGTCCTTCACATGGAACACCCGCGACTTCCCGAGAGGCAACTACACAGTCAGCGCAGTAGCAGCTACAATAGGCGTACTAGACACAGACTCAACTGACAACACACTATACAACCTAGCCTCAGTAGTAGAAGTCAACCCACTCTTCGGCGACATAAACGAAGACGGCTGGGTAAGCAGCGCCGACCTCGCAGCCATCAACTTCTCATGGGGAACCCAACCCGGAGACCTACTCTGGAACTTGAACGCTGACCTAAGCAGCGACAGCTTCATAGACGCTGAAGACCTCAGACTACTCGGCGAAGCCTGGGAACCACCAGCATAA